The proteins below come from a single Esox lucius isolate fEsoLuc1 chromosome 7, fEsoLuc1.pri, whole genome shotgun sequence genomic window:
- the LOC106024958 gene encoding uncharacterized protein LOC106024958 yields the protein MSDSETIELAALGRPFQLGMLYDCRRDCLIPGITLWDAELLKKHINVSKRPNTDFKIIASDSSEAKSEALNVSASLEASFLGGLVSVKGSASFLNNKKKSQRQSRVSLQYRTTTHFEQLTMDHLGPGNVKHSNVITEGSATHVVTAILYGAQAFFVFDREISSSESHQDIQGNLQAVIKKIPCISVEGQASLKMSEEEKSEANRFNCTFHGDFALKNYPVTFEDAIKVYADLPSMLGENGDHAVPMNVWLYPLRNLDSAAAQLVKQINVSLVRRTQRILDGLDNTDIICQDMMKEDMAIKFPEIKAKLTKFRDLCLEYKLVFQKGLGNILPKIRGGGMEEELKEMLIRQERSPFQNDLMSAYLDDRVKEMNVVSSYLDLMKDVQVVYSSSELDGIVLDQANNYVVCFAFSSLNDKDDFELDLENYLQEDYKSESSPIPYDLNAAKKSAAEKWFCSGKVTAQSRQTIQLFQDFKESNKERENLAFCIASIPNKCITACSIHIYERGTLLSSQYELPSKPGVPIIKSLEHDCVHLQIISSQLGVNSVASYQVLYQAKGTDTEWTEINEDAITNQVTIRRLQPYKEYRFTCRAVCKPGVSLCSDWTEYYRTSPCSPPGPPTEKCIDSQSIRVNWDIPTKIGDDVEITGYVVEFRQNTVSADNTLWHTTKTTTRDCTLEGLQANTSYSIRVSATCGEAGKSLPSPETMLTTIGVSDVIKRNQSTGANSEKFIKQSTRVEKDNLSIYRLNLEQKFVIKENFEHYTFGRKVEQGNNKVILLLGATGAGKTTLVNVMINAILGVKWEEGHRFKLIHEVTNRSQAESQTMVVTSYDLYNQPGFQVPYSLTIVDTPGFGDPRGMAYDEQLTQMLKDFLCNPLGIDHIDAVCFVVQAALVRLSPSQRYIFDSILSIFGKDVAENILMLVTFADGKDIPVLEAIKAAALPCKKNKKGFPIHFKFSNAIVFEKKKTESSSEDDDEDNDGDDKIDCPQQWRSTFKEVKKFFKALESIESKDLTLTKKVLEERELLKKTMTRLTPQITAGLSKLSEMKRFKACLKNEQENMKQNESFETEIEVLMVKRSKLSEGFATNCKVCNFTCHTSCFLPNNDDIRSCAVMNQDGNCIVCPGKCSSSDHDREKAVLTYETKTEKKTIQELKDNFMKAYGKFMSTMDILEKLDVEFHLIKDTLMNLIKQSSDCLKRLNEIALNPNSLSTMEYIEILIRTEEDQRTPGFEDRIVELKKMKEESEILDKIARGEDILPKEKEFMKEKEDRRQAIPKKSSSANVA from the exons ATGTCTGATAGTGAGACCATTGAGCTAGCCGCTCTGGGTCGGCCCTTCCAACTGGGGATGCTGTATGACTGCCGCAGGGATTGTCTCATCCCAG GTATAACACTCTGGGATGCGGAGTTACTGAAGAAACACATCAATGTTTCAAAAAGACCCAACACTGACTTCAAAATCATTGCTTCTGACTCAAGTGAAGCCAAATCAGAAGCTTTAAATGTGTCTGCGTCTCTTGAGGCCAGTTTTCTTGGTGGCTTAGTTAGTGTGAAGGGTTCTGCTAGTTtcttaaacaacaaaaaaaaatcccaacgTCAGTCTAGGGTTTCTCTGCAGTACCGTACCACCACTCACTTCGAGCAGTTGACCATGGACCACCTGGGCCCAGGAAATGTGAAACACAGTAATGTCATCACAGAGGGTTCTGCAACCCATGTGGTGACCGCCATTCTCTATGGAGCACAGGCCTTCTTTGTTTTCGACCGTGAGATTTCTTCATCAGAATCCCATCAAGACATACAGGGAAACCTGCAGGCTGTAATCAAAAAGATCCCCTGTATATCAGTAGAGGGGCAGGCATCACTGAAGATgagtgaggaggagaagagCGAGGCCAACAGATTTAACTGCACTTTCCATGGTGATTTTGCACTAAAAAATTATCCTGTCACATTTGAAGATGCCATTAAGGTGTATGCTGACCTGCCAAGTATGCTAGGGGAGAACGGAGATCATGCTGTGCCCATGAACGTCTGGCTCTATCCTCTCAGAAACCTTGACTCAGCAGCTGCCCAGCTAGTAAAGCAGATAAATGTTAGCTTGGTGCGTCGCACACAGCGAATCTTGGACGGATTGGACAACACTGATATAATATGCCAAGACATGATGAAGGAAGACATGGCTATCAAGTTCCCTGAAATAAAAGCAAAGCTCACTAAGTTCAGGGACTTGTGCTTAGAGTACAAGCTGGTGTTCCAGAAAGGTCTTGGCAACATTCTTCCCAAGataagaggaggaggaatggaagaagagCTGAAAGAAATGCTCATCAGGCAGGAACGATCTCCATTTCAGAATGATCTCATGTCTGCTTACTTGGACGACAGAGTAAAAGAGATGAACGTTGTCAGTTCTTATCTTGACTTAATGAAGGACGTACAGGTTGTGTACTCAAGCAGTGAACTGGATGGAATTGTGCTTGATCAAGCTAATAATTAtgtggtgtgttttgcattctcCTCTTTGAACGATAAAGACGATTTTGAGTTAGACTTGGAGAATTACTTGCAGGAAGATTATAAGAGTGAATCTTCACCGATACCTTATGATCTCAATGCAGCTAAGAAATCAGCAGCAGAAAAGTGGTTTTGCTCTGGGAAGGTTACTGCCCAAAGCAGGCAAACCATACAACTCTTTCAAGACTTCAAAGAGtcaaacaaagagagagaaaatcttGCATTTTGTATTGCATCAATTCCCAACAAATGTATCACTGCGTGTTCCATTCACATCTACGAAAGAGGGACACTTCTAAGTTCACAGTATGAGCTGCCATCAAAGCCGGGGGTTCCCATTATTAAGAGTCTGGAGCATGACTGTGTCCACTTGCAAATCATCTCCTCCCAACTTGGTGTGAACTCAGTGGCGTCATACCAGGTGTTGTACCAGGCTAAGGGAACTGACACTGAGTGGACAGAGATCAACGAGGATGCTATAACTAACCAAGTCACCATCAGGCGTTTGCAGCCTTACAAGGAGTACCGCTTTACCTGCAGGGCagtgtgtaaacctggtgtGAGCCTCTGCAGTGACTGGACTGAATACTACAGAACCAGCCCATGTAGCCCCCCTGGACCACCCACGGAGAAGTGTATAGATTCACAAAGTATCAGGGTGAACTGGGACATTCCTACAAAGATAGGAGATGATGTTGAAATTACTGGTTATGTGGTTGAATTCAGACAAAACACAGTGTCTGCAGACAATACATTGTGGCACACCACCAAAACCACCACTAGAGACTGCACCCTGGAAGGACTACAGGCTAACACTTCATACAGCATCAGAGTCTCCGCTACTTGTGGTGAAGCAGGGAAGAGTCTACCCAGCCCTGAGACCATGCTGACTACCATCGGGGTGTCTGACGTAATAAAGAGGAACCAATCAACTGGAGCAAATAGTGAGAAATTCATCAAACAATCCACGAGGGTGGAGAAAGACAACCTCTCAATCTACAGGCTGAATCTGGAACAGAAGTTTGTTATAAAGGAAAATTTTGAACATTACACATTTGGCAGGAAAGTTGAGCAGGGGAATAACAAGGTCATATTGCTTTTGGGGGCCACAGGGGCAGGAAAAACCACTCTGGTCAATGTCATGATAAACGCCATTCTTGGAGTGAAGTGGGAAGAAGGTCATCGCTTTAAGCTCATCCATGAGGTAACCAACCGGTCACAGGCAGAAAGCCAGACTATGGTTGTGACATCATATGATCTTTACAACCAGCCAGGCTTTCAGGTTCCTTATTCACTGACCATTGTTGACACACCAGGGTTTGGAGACCCAAGAGGAATGGCATATGATGAACAGCTTACCCAGATGCTAAAGGATTTCTTGTGTAACCCTTTAGGGATCGATCATATTGATGCAGTCTGCTTTGTAGTTCAGGCAGCCCTTGTACGTCTCAGTCCTTCCCAGAGATACATCTTTGATTCCATCCTGTCCATTTTTGGAAAAGATGTTGCTGAAAACATATTGATGCTTGTGACATTTGCTGATGGAAAGGACATTCCTGTTCTAGAGGCCATCAAAGCTGCAGCTCTGCCCTGTAAGAAGAACAAGAAGGGTTTTCCAATCCATTTCAAATTCAGCAACgctattgtttttgaaaagaagaagacagagagcagttctgaagatgatgatgaagataatGATGGTGATGACAAGATAGATTGTCCACAGCAATGGAGGTCAACTTTCAAGGAGGTTAAGAAATTTTTTAAAGCATTGGAAAGCATTGAAAGCAAAGACCTCACCCTGACGAAGAAAGTGCTGGAAGAACGTGAGCTTCTGAAAAAGACCATGACACGGCTTACCCCACAGATCACTGCTGGTCTGTCAAAGCTAAGTGAAATGAAACGCTTCAAAGCCTGTCTTAAGAATGAGCAAGAAAACATGAAACAGAACGAATCCTTTGAAACAGAGATAGAAGTACTGATGGTAAAAAGAAGCAAATTATCTGAAGGCTTTGCTACAAACTGCAAAGTATGCAATTTCACATGCCACACCTCTTGTTTTCTCCCAAACAATGATGACATCAGAAGTTGTGCCGTGATGAATCAAGATGGCAACTGTATCGTATGTCCGGGAAAATGCTCTTCCAGTGATCATGACAGGGAAAAAGCCGTGTTGACATAcgaaacaaagacagagaaaaagactaTTCAAGAACTAAAGGACAACTTCATGAAGGCATACGGCAAGTTTATGTCAACCATGGACATCCTGGAAAAGCTGGATGTTGAGTTCCATTTGATCAAGGACACACTGATGAATTTGATCAAGCAGTCTTCTGACTGTCTAAAAAGGCTAAATGAGATTGCACTAAATCCAAATTCTCTTTCCACTATGGAGTACATTGAAATATTAATTCGCACAGAGGAGGACCAACGTACACCAGGTTTTGAGGATCGGATTGTAGAGTTGAAAAAAATGAAGGAAGAGTCTGAGATTCTGGACAAGATTGCAAGAGGAGAAGATATACTTCCAAAGGAGAAAGAATTcatgaaggagaaagaggataGACGACAGGCAATTCCCAAAAAATCCAGTTCTGCTAATGTTGCCTAG